Proteins found in one Zea mays cultivar B73 chromosome 1, Zm-B73-REFERENCE-NAM-5.0, whole genome shotgun sequence genomic segment:
- the LOC100192756 gene encoding uncharacterized protein LOC100192756, which translates to MELFARAKVVRLKSHHDKFLYADEDEAHVTQERDGSSANARWAVEPAPHNPGAIRLRSRYGHYLTASGEPFLLGMTGRKVTQTAPAAPRPANASVDWEPVRDGFQARLRTRAGHFLRANGGLPPWRNSVTHDVPHRTATQDWVLWDVEVVQLLTPAPPDRAGSAPLAKLPDSPPAPELANPPQPHHRPSKSYAAPPPPPTLEPEAPPPRLSKLESSDSFSAPLHKVEGRAIHYHIADDLGNVQDGTVGHSFTFNGSNLEELAHKLQEETGLDNIIICTRSPINGKLTPLRLQLPPNNAAMHIVLVQESSKVARSFARPYGS; encoded by the exons ATGGAGCTGTTCGCGCGCGCCAAGGTGGTGCGGCTCAAGAGCCACCACGACAAGTTCCTGTACGCGGACGAGGACGAGGCGCACGTGACGCAGGAGCGGGACGGGTCGTCGGCGAACGCGCGGTGGGCCGTGGAGCCGGCGCCGCACAACCCGGGCGCCATCCGCCTGCGGAGCCGGTACGGCCACTACCTCACCGCCTCCGGGGAGCCGTTCCTGCTGGGGATGACGGGCCGGAAGGTGACGCAGACGGCGCCCGCCGCGCCCCGCCCCGCCAACGCGTCCGTGGACTGGGAGCCCGTGCGGGACGGCTTCCAGGCGCGCCTCCGCACCAGGGCGGGCCACTTCCTCCGCGCCAACGGGGGGCTCCCGCCCTGGAGGAACTCCGTCACCCACGACGTGCCCCACCGCACCGCCACGCAGGACTGGGTGCTCTGGGACGTCGAGGTCGTGCAGCTCCTCACGCCGGCGCCGCCCGACCGCGCCGGCTCCGCGCCCCTCGCCAAGTTGCCGGACTCGCCGCCCGCGCCGGAGCTCGCCAACCCGCCGCAGCCGCATCACCGTCCCTCCAAGTCCTACGccgcgccaccgccaccgcccacGCTGGAGCCCGAGGCGCCGCCGCCCAGGCTCTCCAAGCTCGAG TCCTCCGATTCATTCTCTGCCCCCTTGCACAAGGTAGAGGGACGTGCCATCCATTATCACATTGCAGATGATCTGGGCAATGTGCAAGATGGCACAGTGGGACACTCCTTTACATTCAATGGCAGCAACTTGGAGGAGCTTGCCCACAAGTTGCAGGAAGAGACTGGCCTGGATAATATCATCATATGCACACGCAGCCCTATCAACGGGAAGCTCACTCCTCTCCGTCTGCAACTGCCACCAAACAATGCAGCTATGCATATTGTGCTCGTCCAGGAGTCCTCAAAGG TGGCTAGATCATTTGCACGGCCGTACGGTTCATAA
- the LOC100384848 gene encoding Pentatricopeptide repeat-containing protein At3g29230-like, producing the protein MHPLTLSSTALLRLIKSLSPAAGPRAHLAAAEIHGLLFKEGLLHAGAHLPTALLSAYAALGRPRHARDLFDEMPDPGLVSRTAMARAHAASGQAAQALAVFRDMIADGVLPDNVALAVALAACHTTASLPAAGMAAARRPGKMVHAIIVTSGIVPDVFVSTELIRVYGEYGELALSRRLFDAMPVRSTVSWNAMVHQYIRHSNVGDAYELFLAMPRRDVVSWNTMIAGYSLVGRFMEALELSRQMISPSSCPVYPNGPTMSTVLAACAGAGCLETGIWVHAFVDRNRMNDDGSLDRSLIDMYVKCGSIEKALQVFEKAPEARDLYSWTTMICGLAMHGRAADALKMFGMMQDNGIHPDDVTLVGVLNACAHCGLVDEGLRHFYSLEKYAITPKIEHYGCVIDLLGRVGRLQEAYNIIRTMRMKPNAVIWGAFLNACKVHSNVELGEIAAAELTRLDPGDPWAKVMLSSLYAKLQDWNSLARERREMNNLQIKKTPGCSSIELDGEVHEFVAGGFQHPQHGEICTVLENVEAQTHTG; encoded by the coding sequence ATGCACCCACTCACGCTCTCCTCCACCGCGCTCCTCCGCCTAATCAAGTCGCTCTCGCCGGCGGCGGGGCCGAGGGCCCACCTCGCGGCCGCGGAGATCCACGGCCTCCTCTTCAAGGAAGGGCTCCTCCACGCCGGGGCGCACCTCCCCACGGCGCTGCTCTCGGCCTACGCCGCGCTGGGGAGGCCGCGGCACGCGCGGGACCTGTTCGACGAGATGCCCGACCCGGGCCTCGTCTCCCGCACCGCCATGGCGCGCGCGCACGCGGCGTCCGGGCAGGCCGCCCAGGCGCTCGCCGTGTTCCGGGACATGATCGCGGACGGCGTGCTCCCGGACAACGTGGCCCTGGCGGTCGCTCTGGCCGCGTGCCACACGACAGCCTCGCTCCCTGCAGCGGGGATGGCGGCGGCAAGGAGACCTGGGAAGATGGTCCATGCCATCATCGTGACAAGCGGCATTGTGCCGGATGTGTTCGTCTCCACCGAGCTGATCAGGGTCTACGGGGAGTACGGTGAGCTGGCGCTCTCCCGGAGGTTGTTTGATGCGATGCCGGTGAGGAGCACCGTTTCGTGGAACGCCATGGTGCATCAGTATATCAGGCATAGTAATGTTGGCGATGCTTACGAGCTGTTCCTTGCAATGCCAAGGAGGGATGTAGTGTCATGGAACACGATGATTGCCGGGTATTCCCTTGTTGGTCGATTTATGGAGGCGCTAGAGTTGTCCCGCCAGATGATATCGCCGTCGTCATGTCCAGTGTATCCAAATGGACCTACAATGAGCACTGTCCTTGCTGCTTGCGCAGGTGCCGGTTGTTTAGAGACTGGGATTTGGGTCCATGCCTTTGTTGACAGGAACCGCATGAATGATGATGGCTCATTGGATCGGTCCTTGATAGACATGTACGTCAAATGTGGAAGCATCGAAAAGGCACTTCAGGTGTTCGAGAAGGCACCTGAGGCGAGGGATCTGTACTCATGGACGACCATGATTTGTGGATTGGCAATGCACGGCAGGGCTGCTGATGCTCTAAAAATGTTTGGTATGATGCAAGACAATGGCATACACCCTGATGATGTTACTCTTGTTGGGGTCCTAAATGCTTGTGCACACTGTGGACTTGTGGACGAAGGCCTTCGACACTTCTACTCCTTGGAGAAGTATGCAATCACACCCAAAATTGAACACTATGGATGTGTCATTGATCTTCTTGGTCGTGTTGGGCGGCTGCAAGAAGCATACAACATTATCAGGACCATGCGCATGAAGCCTAATGCAGTAATCTGGGGTGCATTCTTGAACGCATGCAAAGTTCACAGCAACGTGGAGCTTGGCGAGATCGCAGCAGCTGAGCTCACCAGGTTAGATCCAGGTGACCCCTGGGCAAAGGTGATGCTGTCCAGCTTGTATGCAAAATTGCAGGACTGGAACAGTCTAGCCAGGGAGAGACGGGAGATGAACAACCTGCAGATAAAGAAAACACCAGGGTGCAGCTCAATTGAGCTTGATGGGGAGGTGCATGAGTTTGTTGCTGGTGGTTTTCAACATCCTCAACATGGCGAAATTTGCACTGTACTAGAGAACGTCGAAGCACAAACACATACTGGCTAA